In Notolabrus celidotus isolate fNotCel1 chromosome 10, fNotCel1.pri, whole genome shotgun sequence, one DNA window encodes the following:
- the LOC117820760 gene encoding low choriolytic enzyme isoform X2 yields the protein MLKFFFSPKWGPIGFRERQEHGERTAMDEIIKANELHASRIIDSTTSLREGDIAVSSGRRSKVCFARSCLWTKSVDGHVYIAYRLSPEYTEMEAKVIKKGMENIEKGTCVRFVPRTHQQDYVDIQQRAGCWSYLGARGGRQTVSLQSPDCLQVGVISHEFMHALGFVHEQSRFDRDSYVTVMWPNIWRDRLRNFEKFRTDNLDLPYDYGSIMHYGMYAYSQDGEPTILPKNSNTKDIKLGQTTSLSHIDKLKINKLYNCGDMDDN from the exons ATGTTG aaattTTTCTTCAGCCCAAAATGGGGCCCCATTGGCTTTAGAG AGCGTCAAGAGCATGGGGAGAGGACGGCAATGGATGAAATCATTAAAGCTAATGAGTTGCATG CTTCCCGAATCATAGACAGCACTACCAGCCTCAGAGAAGGAGACATTGCTGTTTCTTCTGGAAGGCGCTCCAAAGTCTGCTTTGCTCGTAGCTGCCTCTGGACTAAGTCAGTGGATGGACATGTCTATATTGCATACAGGCTCTCACCTGAATAca CTGAAATGGAGGCAAAGGTGATAAAGAAAGGTATGGAAAACATAGAGAAAGGTACCTGTGTACGCTTTGTTCCTCGGACTCACCAGCAAGACTATGTTGACATCCAACAAAGGGCCGG ATGTTGGTCCTACCTTGGTGCGCGTGGTGGAAGACAGACCGTGTCCCTCCAGAGCCCTGACTGCCTGCAGGTCGGAGTCATCTCCCATGAATTCATGCACGCTCTGGGCTTTGTGCACGAGCAGTCCCGCTTCGACCGGGACAGCTATGTCACCGTCATGTGGCCAAACATTTGGAGGG ACCGGTTGAGGAACTTTGAGAAATTCAGGACTGACAATCTGGATCTTCCATATGACTATGGCTCCATCATGCACTATGGAAT GTATGCCTACTCTCAGGACGGGGAGCCAACCATCCTTCCTAAGAACAGCAACACCAAAGACATCAAGCTGGGGCAGACTACAAGTCTCAGCCACATTGACAAGCTGAAAATCAACAAGCTTTATAATTGTG GTGACATGGATGATAACTAA
- the LOC117820759 gene encoding high choriolytic enzyme 2, producing the protein MHSITILLGILFGLLSQVYTLPVKNSTGLHEGKVRLKRKYSDEIADRDEMNAMDQILEVNRKFRAPRGLTLREGDIASTHIRSAITCPGNACLWPKAIDGFVYVPFILSPLYDDMDRITVETGMQDISSATCIKFIPRTHEANFLDIQPRYGCWSFLGQTGGSQTLSLQSPGCMWSGVAAHEFMHALGFVHEQSRSDRDRYVSIVWKNIMADQMHNFRKQLTNNLNSPYDYSSVMHYGRYAFSEDGGPTIIPKPDPYIPIGQRDGPSVLDLHKINVLYNCGSNE; encoded by the exons atgcaTTCTATCACGATCCTTCTGGGCATCTTGTTTGGCTTGCTGAGCCAGGTCTACACTCTACCTGTTAAG AATTCTACCGGACTACATGAGGGGAAAGTGAGGCTGAAAAGGAAATACTCAG ATGAAATCGCAGACCGAGATGAAATGAACGCGATGGATCAAATTCTGGAAGTCAACAGGA AGTTTCGAGCTCCCCGAGGACTGACATTGAGAGAGGGAGATATTGCCAGCACTCATATTCGGAGTGCCATAACCTGCCCTGGCAATGCCTGTCTGTGGCCCAAAGCAATTGATGGATTTGTTTACGTCCCCTTCATCCTCTCTCCATTATACG ACGACATGGACAGAATCACCGTAGAAACAGGGATGCAGGACATTTCCTCTGCAACATGTATTAAATTCATCCCACGCACTCATGAAGCCAACTTCCTCGATATTCAGCCTAGATATGG TTGCTGGTCGTTTCTGGGGCAGACTGGAGGAAGCCAGACACTCTCCCTGCAGTCTCCTGGGTGCATGTGGTCAGGAGTGGCAGCCCATGAGTTCATGCATGCTCTTGGCTTTGTACATGAGCAGTCTCGTTCTGACAGAGATCGCTATGTCTCAATTGTATGGAAGAATATCATGGCAG ACCAAATGCATAACTTCAGGAAACAGCTGACAAACAACCTCAACAGCCCATATGACTACAGCTCTGTCATGCATTATGGAAG ATACGCCTTCTCTGAAGATGGCGGACCCACAATCATCCCCAAACCTGATCCCTATATACCCATTGGCCAACGGGACGGACCCAGTGTGCTAGATCTTCATAAAATCAATGTCCTCTACAACTGTG GTTCTAACGAGTAA
- the ankzf1 gene encoding ankyrin repeat and zinc finger domain-containing protein 1: MTTSAEHRSVFELCLNEEALLGLREVNPVLKQTPNTDPALDELEDKSLEDDRQRESSLVREVSDKMICSACRCPFNNREEQMEHYRLDWHRFNLRLKISGMPPVTAEEFERKTGTGDMSSISGSDSDSEDEDSDSDGRGTNSNVTSTDNDSSVETSWISGRLFSKVVFQNSAGQYLSVYRCILQGKSSNEQDQVSLLKAVNKKTVWVVLMTGGGHFAGAVFQGREVLQHKTFHRYTVRAKRGTAQGLRDSQNRSHAPKSAGAALRRHNEAALVKDIQELLVSWEEYLKEASAIFVRAPSYNKTIFFGGRAAPLEKKDPRVRTLPFATRRATFREAQRVHDMLSTVHIYGKDTDMSAVLSPSKKAWRRKIQLPAEINTDPEKGEENHEDSDQEEDGEIQLEMVELTLGTLDLRESEIYPPRQRRRKRRRRKEESKMQTEELSNTEADDQEQEVLEAPPAGETPQETQSKSKRKKRAQSKKNEEEVVDESWEYSMRDALFTACKVGDVDSLCRLLKLPGETAESAEQEQPESNPPDGSSPLTLLNKPIDSSGFTLLHVASAAAQKVLVRLLLDAGADPACRDKNGQTPYNVTPDKDTRNVFRKYMGENPDKYDYSKAQVPGPLTAEIESKQSEKKKAQKALKKRREKEQKEEKRKLELEAEEKKKFASLSDREKRALAAEKRLAEQVAATRDSISNVKRCWLCGESLLGKIPFQYLEYSFCSPGCVQAHRKANTPHGKT; this comes from the exons ATGACGACCAGTGCCGAGCACCGATCTGTCTTTGAGCTGTGCCTAAATGAGGAGGCTCTGTTGGGACTGAGAGAAGTAAACCCCGTCCTGAAGCAGACTCCAAACACAGATCCAGCTTTAGATG AGTTGGAAGATAAATCCCTTGAGGATGACAGACAGAGGGAATCCAGCCTGGTTAGAGAGGTGTCAGATAAGATGATCTGCTCGGCCTGCAGATGCCCCTTTAATAACCGCGAGGAACAG ATGGAGCATTACAGGCTCGACTGGCATCGGTTCAACCTGAGATTGAAGATATCAGGAATGCCACCAGTCACAGCTGAGGAGTTTGAGAGGAAGACTGGAACAG GGGACATGTCAAGTATCTCAGGATCTGACTCTGATTCAGAGGATGAGGATTCAGATAGTGACGGCAGGGGAACAAACAGCAATGTCACCAGCACAGATAACGACAGCTCAGTTGAAACCAGTTGGATATCTGGCCGGCTCTTCAGCAAGGTGGTTTTCCAGAACTCAGCAGGACAGTACCTATCAGTCTACCGCTGCATTTTGCAGGGAAAG TCAAGCAATGAACAAGATCAAGTGTCCTTGCTGAAGGCCGTAAATAAGAAGACTGTGTGGGTGGTTCTCATGACAGGTGGAGGCCACTTTGCTGGTGCTGTTTTCCAAGG GAGAGAAGTCCTTCAGCACAAAACTTTCCATCGATACACTGTACGAGCGAAAAGAGGCACGGCTCAAGGACTGAGGGACTCTCAGAATCGAAGCCATGCACCCAAGTCTGCAGGAGCTGCTCTGAGGCGGCACAATGAGGCAGCACTCGTCAAG GACATTCAGGAACTTCTGGTCAGCTGGGAAGAATACTTAAAGGAGGCCTCTGCAATATTTGTTCGAGCCCCAAGCTACAACAAAACGATCTTTTTTGGTGGACGTGCAGCTCCACTGGAAAAGAAGGATCCTCGGGTCCGTACACTTCCTTTTGCCACACGCAGGGCCACCTTCCGAGAAGCACAGAGGGTACATGACATGCTTTCCACTGTCCATATTTACG GGAAAGACACTGACATGTCAGCTGTCTTAAGTCCATCCAAGAAGGCCTGGCGGAGAAAAATCCAACTCCCTGCTGAAATAAATACTGATCCAGAGAAAG GAGAAGAAAACCATGAAGACTCTGACCAAGAGGAGGATGGTGAGATACAGCTTGAAATGGTGGAGCTGACATTAGGAACTCTGGACCTTAGGGAATCTGAAATATATCCCCCCagacagaggagaaggaagaggaggagaaggaaggaggaaagcaAAATGCAAACCGAGG AATTGAGTAACACAGAAGCAGACGATCAGGAACAGGAGGTGCTGGAGGCTCCACCAGCAGGAGAGACTCCTCAAGAGACGCAGTcaaagagcaaaagaaagaagagagcgCAGAGTAAGAAAAATGAGGAAG aAGTTGTTGATGAATCTTGGGAGTACAGCATGAGGGATgccctgtttacagcctgtaaGGTTGGGGATGTAGACTCTCTCTGCAGGCTTCTGAAGCTACCTGGTGAAACAGCAGAGAGTGCAGAGCAAGAACAGCCAGAGAGCAACCCACCTGATGGCTCAAGCCCTCTAACACTCCTCAATAAGCCCATTGACTCCTCAGGGTTCACTTTGCTGCATGTTGCCTCAGCAGCTGCACAAAAGGTGTTGGTCAGACTGCTGCTGGACGCTGGAGCAGACCCAGCCTGCAG GGATAAGAATGGGCAGACTCCATACAATGTCACCCCTGATAAAGACACAAGAAATGTCTTTCGTAAATACATGGGAGAGAATCCTGACAAATATGACTACAGCAAAGCACAG GTCCCAGGGCCACTAACGGCTGAGATTGAATCCAAACAGTCGGAGAAGAAGAAGGCCCAAAAGGCTTTGAAGAaacggagagagaaagagcagaaggaggaaaaaaggaaacttgagctggaggcagaggagaagaagaagtttgCATCTCTGAGTGATCGTGAAAAG AGAGCTCTGGCAGCAGAGAAGAGGCTAGCGGAGCAAGTAGCTGCAACGAGAGACAGTATCTCTAATGTCAA GAGGTGCTGGTTGTGTGGAGAGTCTCTGCTGGGAAAGATACCATTTCAGTACCTGGAGTATTCTTTCTGCAGCCCGGGCTGTGTCCAAGCACACCGCAAAGCTAATACCCCTCATGGCAAGACATGA
- the glb1l gene encoding beta-galactosidase-1-like protein: MSASVLLFVACLAFSGNLVLGDRTFSIDYKNNCFLKDGKPFQYISGSIHYSRIPRYYWKDRLMKMYMTGLNAIQVYVPWNYHETVQGVQNFTGDRDLEHFLDLANQTGLLVILRPGPYICAEWEMGGLPAWLLQKPNIILRSADADYIQAVSNWLAVLLPKIKPWLYNNGGNIITVQVENEYGSYFACDYNYMRHLRTLFGFFLGEETVLFTTDGNTDKEMICGTLQGLYATVDFGTDTDISEAFKRQRRFEAQGPLVNSEFYTGWLDHWGDQHAEVNAQKVSRVLGEMLTMGANVNMYMFEGGSNFGYWNGADHDARYRSVVTSYDYDAPLTEAGDPTEKLLAIRDVIKKFKDVPSGPMPPATPKFAYGFVTLKKVGNICSLLNIIAPLGPVKSQHPLSFEEMKQFYGYMLYRTTLPRDLPQPTPLISPLNGVHDRAYVSVNGVYQSLLERDTMLVTNITGKQGDTLDILVENMGRVNFGSKINDYKGLLSNLYLGKDLLTDWQIYPLDIDGAIAAGWPHSDSEKSFTTPRKEPLVGPVFYSGTLKPNGLSWDTFLKLHEWTKGQVWINGMNLGRYWPARGPQQTLYVPGPLLSTTLPNNITVLELEGAPAHLRVLFMDRPQLDLTAGKS; this comes from the exons ATGTCTGCTAGTGTGTTACTCTTCGTTGCCTGTTTGGCTTTCAGTGGAAACTTG GTTTTAGGAGACAGGACTTTCTCTATTGactacaaaaacaactgtttccTGAAAGATGGGAAACCTTTTCAGTACATCTCAGGCAGCATCCATTACTCCAGAATCCCTCGGTACTACTGGAAGGACCGGCTAATGAAGATGTACATGACTGGACTCAATGCCATCCAAGT ATATGTGCCTTGGAACTACCATGAAACAGTACAGGGGGTCCAAAACTTCACAGGGGACCGAGATCTGGAGCATTTTTTGGACCTGGCCAATCAGACAGGTCTTCTAGTAATCCTACGTCCAGGACCATACATCTGTGCAGAGTGGGAAATG GGTGGACTGCCAGCATGGCTCCTTCAAAAACCAAACATCATACTTCGCTCAGCTGATGCAG aTTATATCCAGGCTGTCAGCAACTGGCTTGCGGTCCTACTCCCTAAAATAAAGCCTTGGCTGTATAACAATGGGGGCAACATCATTACAGTGCAG GTGGAGAACGAATATGGAAGTTACTTTGCCTGTGACTACAACTACATGCGTCACCTGCGGACTCTGTTTGGCTTCTTCCTGGGTGAAGAGACAGTCCTGTTCACCACTGACGGAAACACAGACAAGGAAATGATCTGTGGGACTCTGCAGGGATTATACGCCACAGTAGACTTTGGCACAG ATACCGACATAAGTGAAGCCTTTAAACGGCAAAGGAGGTTTGAAGCTCAAGGACCCTTG GTGAACTCAGAGTTTTACACAGGCTGGTTGGACCACTGGGGAGATCAGCATGCTGAGGTTAATGCTCAGAAGGTCAGCAGAGTGCTAGGAGAAATGCTAACCATGGGGGCCAACGTCAACAT gTACATGTTTGAAGGAGGCAGTAACTTTGGCTATTGGAATG GTGCCGATCATGACGCAAGGTACCGCTCAGTGGTTACGAGTTATGATTACGACGCTCCGCTGACTGAGGCAGGAGACCCCACAGAGAAGCTGCTGGCCATCAGAGATGTTATTAAGAAG TTTAAAGATGTTCCCTCTGGACCCATGCCACCAGCCACCCCTAAGTTTGCCTATGGTTTTGTGACCCTAAAAAAG GTTGGAAACATCTGCAGCCTGCTAAACATCATTGCACCACTTGGGCCAGTGAAATCCCAGCACCCTCTGTCGTTTGAAGAAATGAAACAG TTCTATGGATATATGCTCTATCGAACCACGCTGCCCAGGGACCTCCCACAGCCCACGCCACTTATCTCTCCACTGAATGGGGTTCATGACCGTGCATATGTGTCCGTCAATGGG GTTTACCAGAGCCTGTTGGAGAGAGACACCATGCTGGTGACAAACATCACAGGAAAGCAAGGGGACACTTTGGACATCCTTGTAGAGAACATGGGCAGGGTGAACTTTGGCAGCAAGATCAACGATTACAAG GGACTCTTGAGCAACCTTTACCTGGGTAAAGACTTATTAACAGATTGGCAGATATACCCTTTGGACATTGATGGAGCCATTGCTGCTGGTTGGCCTCATTCAGACAGTGAGAAGTCCTTCACCACTCCTCGGAAGGAACCTTTAGTTGGACCAGTCTTCTACTCTGGGACTTTAAAACCCAACGGCCTTTCTTGGGACACCTTTCTCAAGCTCCATGAATGGACAAAG ggTCAGGTTTGGATCAACGGTATGAATCTAGGACGATACTGGCCAGCTAGAGGCCCTCAACAGACTCTTTATGTTCCTGGACCTCTGCTCAGCACCACCCTGCCCAACAACATCACAGTGCTCGAGCTGGAGGGGGCCCCGGCACACCTCCGGGTCCTTTTCATGGACCGGCCTCAGCTAGACCTTACAGCTGGAAAGTCCTGA
- the LOC117820760 gene encoding low choriolytic enzyme isoform X1 → MKRIILLCVVSTYLSSVYAQKFFFSPKWGPIGFRERQEHGERTAMDEIIKANELHASRIIDSTTSLREGDIAVSSGRRSKVCFARSCLWTKSVDGHVYIAYRLSPEYTEMEAKVIKKGMENIEKGTCVRFVPRTHQQDYVDIQQRAGCWSYLGARGGRQTVSLQSPDCLQVGVISHEFMHALGFVHEQSRFDRDSYVTVMWPNIWRDRLRNFEKFRTDNLDLPYDYGSIMHYGMYAYSQDGEPTILPKNSNTKDIKLGQTTSLSHIDKLKINKLYNCGDMDDN, encoded by the exons ATGAAGCGGATTATCCTCTTGTGCGTGGTCTCCACCTATCTCTCCTCAGTATATGCTCAG aaattTTTCTTCAGCCCAAAATGGGGCCCCATTGGCTTTAGAG AGCGTCAAGAGCATGGGGAGAGGACGGCAATGGATGAAATCATTAAAGCTAATGAGTTGCATG CTTCCCGAATCATAGACAGCACTACCAGCCTCAGAGAAGGAGACATTGCTGTTTCTTCTGGAAGGCGCTCCAAAGTCTGCTTTGCTCGTAGCTGCCTCTGGACTAAGTCAGTGGATGGACATGTCTATATTGCATACAGGCTCTCACCTGAATAca CTGAAATGGAGGCAAAGGTGATAAAGAAAGGTATGGAAAACATAGAGAAAGGTACCTGTGTACGCTTTGTTCCTCGGACTCACCAGCAAGACTATGTTGACATCCAACAAAGGGCCGG ATGTTGGTCCTACCTTGGTGCGCGTGGTGGAAGACAGACCGTGTCCCTCCAGAGCCCTGACTGCCTGCAGGTCGGAGTCATCTCCCATGAATTCATGCACGCTCTGGGCTTTGTGCACGAGCAGTCCCGCTTCGACCGGGACAGCTATGTCACCGTCATGTGGCCAAACATTTGGAGGG ACCGGTTGAGGAACTTTGAGAAATTCAGGACTGACAATCTGGATCTTCCATATGACTATGGCTCCATCATGCACTATGGAAT GTATGCCTACTCTCAGGACGGGGAGCCAACCATCCTTCCTAAGAACAGCAACACCAAAGACATCAAGCTGGGGCAGACTACAAGTCTCAGCCACATTGACAAGCTGAAAATCAACAAGCTTTATAATTGTG GTGACATGGATGATAACTAA